The Candidatus Hydrogenedentota bacterium DNA window GTGCTGGAACCGGGCGCGAAATAGACGCAGTGCATACGTAACCGGGATGACCTGCTCCGAGCCAACCGTCCCAGAATTGTGTAAAGGCGGAAAGCCGGATCTTCGCGGAACACGGCTGGTAAGAGAATCTTTAGCGTGCGAGGGCGCTCTCGCCAGGCTTCGCCTTCCCCGGCATTGGCAACAGTGAAGTCATTCCGGAGATCCCTGCCTGGAGCCCGGGGAGGCTGCTTTCGCTTTTGCTCGCTTCTCGAGAATGCCCAGGACTGCTGCCACGACAACAGAAACCGCGACTCCAGCCAGAAATCCGCCAATCATGTCCCAGTTTACGGTCCATCTTCGGCGGCTAGCGTACTTTTCGAGTTCAAAGCGCCGTTCGTACATGCCATTGAAGACATTGCGCGCCGAACTGGCCATTTCCGGATAGGGCTCATCGGCGACGGTAACGAAACCGATGTTGTAGTTCTCGCCATCGTACCAGCGTCCAGTGACCGGGTCGTCGAGATACTGAAACCAGTGGCAGCCCACGAATGACGGATTCTCAAGCACGCTGTTGACATACCGCTCGAAGGACGCCGCGCGCTCGCCCTGATTGACGGTATCGACGAGACCCGTGTGGAACATGCCGCGGTCGAGCGCACCGAAATGAAACTCGCCGATCATGAGCGGCTTTCCCAAGTACGTGTACGCGTCAGGGGGGAGTTCGCGGTAATAGAGATCAAAGCTCACGACATCGGCGACGTCGGCACAAGCACGCACGGCCGGATCGGGCATGACGCAGAAGCGGCAGCCCAGATAGAGCTGATTCGGCGCAACCTTCTTCAACGCGGTGTTAACGATCTCGAAGTACCGGTGCGCAAATGCGTACAGGTAAGCATCGAGGTCCGCTTTGCATGCGTACGTACGGTTGGCAGGGACACGCAACGAATCCCAATCGGCGGCAGTTGTCTCCCACGCCTTGTTCAACGAGGCTATATCGCCGTACCTCTGCTTGAGCAATTCGATTTGCGCGACGCGGCACGGCTGATCGGGCGGACTCGCCAAGGTCCCTGTTACGACATTGTCCCACGAGATCTCGTTGTCCACGAAGTAGCCGATGCATAGCGGATTTGCGGCCCACTTTTGCACCGCGGGCCCTATGCTGCTTTCGACGGTCTCGGCAAAGGACGGCGCATAGGCGTCGACCACTTTCGACCAATACCCGCCGCCGCCTTCGATGCGCTGGAGACCGCCGTGCACGCTCACCGAGACGGTGAACGGCATAGGGCTGTTTTCCAGCACGTCCGATTGTGACCAGTTGCCGATGGTGTTGAACCCCCAGTCCTTGAGCCGGGCGTACGCGGCCTCGCGCCATTTCAACCGCCAGTCTTCGTCGTACTTTCGGATGAGATTGGCTCGATAGAAATTGAACGTGAGCCCTTTGCCCCCTACGGTATCAGCCATGCTGTGCGCGCCCTCGACGCGCTCGTAACAGACTCCGTAGAGGGGGTCGTCCTCCGCGGGGAGCCATTCAAACCAGTTGGGGCGCCGATCGACAAAGGTCTGTTCCCCTGCAATGACGCAGTCCATGCCTGCCGAGAAAAAAAGATGACCTTCCGGAGTGATCAGCCACCATTTACCGTCCAGATAATCGGTGCGAAACCAACCGGTGGCCCTTCGTTGGGGTCCGCCCGCCCATCCGCCGAACCGGTCGCGCCGCTTAATCGCAGGCTGGCGGTTCCTCTTGTTGGATTCGCGTTCCGCGTTTGTCTCGAGCTCGCGAACGTCGCCAGCTTTGCCGGGCCAGTCGCCGTGCCGGTATTGGCCGAAGCGGTCCACAAAAGGAAAGGGGATTGCCGAAGCTTTGAGCAGGGATTCGCCGTAGAGCCGGACATTGTCAATCAGAAGCGTGTGCTCCGTCTTGGGCTGGGGCAGGAAGACTTGATACGCCACAATCTTGCTTGCGTCTATGTTTTTGCCGTTGCCCAGCGGCCCAACGACCGGGATGCCGCGCATGCCCCAAAAGGGTCCCGCGTCGGTCGGCCGGAACATCGCTCGCAGCGTGGTCCATTCTTCCGGCGGGGCAACACCGTCTACGGTAACGAATCCTCCCGTATCGGCGTCCGCATTGTCCACGCGCAGGGACACCTCCACGGACGCCGCCTCGGGGTTGTACACATCCACTGCGAGACCCTTCGACTCGCTCCAGTCCCATGGGTCTCCGTGATGCGTGAACGTCACATTGGGCCAATCGACAACGCTGAAATGCACTTCCAGAACGCGCTCGCCTTCGTGTCGCGCAATGGATGCCTCGACGTGGTTTTGCGTTATCGCCGTCGGCAACTCAGGGCCGTCGAACGTCTCGATAGGTCTTTCCTGTGCGATGACGGCCGCCGCAGAAATCGCGATAGGCATAAGTAATCGCAAAACCACGCTACTTCTCCCTGTATGCACTCGCATTTACGACAAGCGACAGATGAGATTTATGGCCCCGCCGGAGTCTCTCCGATCGGTCTCCGGTATTGCCCAATTGCCTCCTAGTTGCCGAAGCGCCGTTGATACATTTCATTGTGCACCTTGCGCGCGGCGCGGACCATCTCCGGGTATGGGGTGTCGGTGACGGTGAGGAAACCGATGTTGTAGTTCTCGCCGTCGTACCAGCGCCCGGTGATGGGTTCGTCGACGTATTGGAACCAGTGGCAACCGACGAACGACGGGTTGTCGATGACGCTGTTTACATAACGCGCGTAGGCGGCCGCGCGGTCTTTCTGGTTGCGCGTGGCGACGAGTCCCGTGTGGAACATGCCGCGGTCGAGCGCGCCAAAATGAAACTCGCCAATCAGAATGGGCTTGCCCAGGCTGTTGCCGCCCACGTACTCATCCTTGCCGATGCTGCTGCGATAGAAATTGAAACTCACGACGTCGACGACGTCGGCACACGCCCGGACGGCGGGTTTGGGCGCGGAGGAGAAGCGGCAACCCAGGTAGAGGTGATTGGGCGCATAGTTCTTCAGCACGGTATTGATGGTCTCGAAATACCGGCGTCCAAACGCATACACGAAGTCGTCCAGGTCGGCTTGGCACGCAAAGGTGCGCTTGCCGGGAACGCGCAACGAATTCCAATCGGCGGCGCTCGTATCCCACGCCTTGTTGAGCGACGCGAGATCGCCGTACTTCTGCTTGAGCATCTCCACGTGCGCAATGCGGCAGGGTTGATCCGGCGGACTCGCGAGTGTGCCGACTTCGATGGCTTCCCACGAGATTTCGTTGTCGACGAAGTAGCCGATGCACAGGGGATTATCCGCCCACTTCTTTGCCGCCGGGGCAACGCTCTTCTCCACCGCGTCCGCGAAGGAGGGGTCGTAGG harbors:
- a CDS encoding beta-galactosidase — translated: MVLRLLMPIAISAAAVIAQERPIETFDGPELPTAITQNHVEASIARHEGERVLEVHFSVVDWPNVTFTHHGDPWDWSESKGLAVDVYNPEAASVEVSLRVDNADADTGGFVTVDGVAPPEEWTTLRAMFRPTDAGPFWGMRGIPVVGPLGNGKNIDASKIVAYQVFLPQPKTEHTLLIDNVRLYGESLLKASAIPFPFVDRFGQYRHGDWPGKAGDVRELETNAERESNKRNRQPAIKRRDRFGGWAGGPQRRATGWFRTDYLDGKWWLITPEGHLFFSAGMDCVIAGEQTFVDRRPNWFEWLPAEDDPLYGVCYERVEGAHSMADTVGGKGLTFNFYRANLIRKYDEDWRLKWREAAYARLKDWGFNTIGNWSQSDVLENSPMPFTVSVSVHGGLQRIEGGGGYWSKVVDAYAPSFAETVESSIGPAVQKWAANPLCIGYFVDNEISWDNVVTGTLASPPDQPCRVAQIELLKQRYGDIASLNKAWETTAADWDSLRVPANRTYACKADLDAYLYAFAHRYFEIVNTALKKVAPNQLYLGCRFCVMPDPAVRACADVADVVSFDLYYRELPPDAYTYLGKPLMIGEFHFGALDRGMFHTGLVDTVNQGERAASFERYVNSVLENPSFVGCHWFQYLDDPVTGRWYDGENYNIGFVTVADEPYPEMASSARNVFNGMYERRFELEKYASRRRWTVNWDMIGGFLAGVAVSVVVAAVLGILEKRAKAKAASPGSRQGSPE